From one Mytilus trossulus isolate FHL-02 chromosome 10, PNRI_Mtr1.1.1.hap1, whole genome shotgun sequence genomic stretch:
- the LOC134686800 gene encoding tyrosine--tRNA ligase, cytoplasmic-like produces the protein MAENGTAYSPEEKLELIKRNLQEVLGEDRITPIIKERDLKIYWGTATTGRPHVAYFVAMSKVADFLHAGCEVTILFADLHAYLDNMKAPWSLLQLREKYYEAIIKAMLKSINVPLEKLKFVKGTDFQLSKEYTLDVYRLSSLVTEHDARKAGAEVVKQVQHPLLSGLLYPGLQALDEEYLKVDAQFGGVDQRKIFTYAEKYLPHLGYTKRIHFMNPMVPGLTGSKMSSSEEDSKIDLLDTAAQVKKKLKMAFCEPGNITENGLLSFCKHVLYPITCKEGFTVVRKEEFGGNITYKKFQELEEAFAKEEVHPGDLKVSVENYLNQLLDPIRKEFETPELKKLTSQAYPVEKKKKPGQAGGQTEEALVPSRLDLRVGKITKVEKHPDADSLYVETVDLGNGDERTVVSGLAGLVPMEDLQDRLGVFLCNLKPQKMRGIESKAMLMCASVAEPRAVEPLNPPEGSAPGERVFFEEHESGKPDEELKPKKKVWEQLQPDLRTNSECIAEWQGNIMKTKLGNVTCKSLKSSPIK, from the exons atggcTGAAAATGGAACTGCCTACAGTCCTGAGGAGAAACTTGAACTGATTAAAAGAAATTTACAG gaaGTTCTGGGTGAGGACAGGATCACACCAATTATAAAGGAAAGAGACTTGAAAATCTATTGGGGAACAGCTACAACCGGCAGACCACATGTTGCCTATTTTGTTGCCATGTCAAAAGTTGCTGATTTCTTACATGCCGGGTGTGAG GTAACCATTTTGTTTGCTGATCTCCATGCCTACTTAGATAACATGAAAGCACCCTGGTCATTGCTGCAGTTGAGAGAAAAATATTATGAAGCCATTATCAAGGCAATGTTAAAATCTATAAATGTGCCTCTAGAAAAACTGAAGTTTGTCAAGGGAACAGATTTTCAGCTGAGCAA GGAATATACATTAGATGTATACAGACTGTCGTCATTGGTTACAGAACATGATGCAAGGAAGGCTGGCGCTGAAGTTGTCAAACAGGTCCAACATCCATTGTTAAGTGGTTTGTTATATCCAGGACTTCAG GCTTTAGATGAAGAATATTTGAAAGTTGATGCACAGTTTGGTGGTGTTGATCAGAGAAAGATATTCACCTATGCTGAAAAG tacCTGCCACATTTAGGATACACCAAAAGAATACATTTCATGAACCCTATGG TTCCTGGTTTGACTGGTAGTAAAATGAGTTCATCAGAGGAAGATTCTAAAATAGATTTACTTGACACTGCAGCCCAGGTGAAGAAGAAATTAAAGATGGCCTTCTGTGAACCTggaaatataacagaaaatggCCTGTTATCCTTCTGTAAACATGTCCTCTATCCAATCACATGTAAAGAAG GATTCACAGTGGTTAGGAAGGAAGAATTTGGTGGAAACATAACATACAAGAAGTTCCAAGAACTGGAAGAGGCTTTTGCTAAAGAG GAGGTGCACCCTGGTGATTTAAAGGTATCTGTAGAGAATTACCTGAATCAGCTGTTGGATCCTATCAGGAAGGAGTTTGAAACACCTGAACTGAAGAAACTCACTAGTCAAGCCTATCCTGTGGAGAAAAAAA AGAAACCTGGTCAGGCAGGAGGACAGACAGAAGAAGCACTCGTTCCATCTAGATTAGATCTGAGAGTTGGTAAAATCACTAAAGTTGAAAAG cATCCAGATGCTGATTCACTGTATGTAGAAACAGTAGATTTAGGTAATGGTGACGAGAGAACTGTAGTCAGTGGGCTAGCAGGACTGGTACCCATGGAGGATTTACAAGACAGACTAGGAGTGTTTTTATGTAATCTGAAACCACAAAAGATGAGAGGAATTGAATCAAAGGCCATGCTAATGTGTGCTTCAGT tgcTGAGCCAAGGGCAGTAGAACCTTTAAACCCACCAGAGGGCAGTGCACCAGGGGAGAGAGTATTTTTTGAAGAACATGAGTCTGGCAAACCTGATGAAGAATTGAAGCCAAAGAAAAAAGTGTGGGAACAATTACAG ccTGATTTACGAACAAACAGTGAGTGTATAGCTGAATGGCAAGGAAATATAATGAAGACCAAGTTAGGGAATGTGACGTGTAAATCACTAAAATCGTCACCCATTAAATGA